Genomic segment of Kibdelosporangium phytohabitans:
TCCGCCAGTTCATCACCACGGTGTCCAACACCCAGCAGCAATGGCACGCCGAAGTCAGTGCCCGGATCGAGGACTCGGCGGTGGCCGCGCTGCTGATCGCCAAAGCAAGCGTGGCCGCCGAGCACAGCGTCGGCCTGCGGCTGTCAGCAGGCAGCCGTTTGTCCGAAGTAGACTCATCGCTGTCCGCCGATCTGGTGACGGTGCTGGGAAACCTGGTGGACAACGCGGTCGACGCCCTCGGCGGCGCGCGGGACGGGTGGATCGAGGTGGACATCAGCGAACTCGACGACGCGATCCGCGTCGTGGTACGGGATTCCGGGCCGGGTGTGGCGCCGGAGATCGCCCGTGAGGTGTTCCGCAACGGGTTCACCACGAAAGCCGCGGAGGAAGGCGGCAAACGCGGCCTCGGGCTGGCGCTGGCGCGTCAGACGTGCATCCGCAGACAGGGCTGGATCGACGTGCACAACGAAGGGGGCGCTGTGTTCACCGCGATGGTGCCGCGATGATCAAGGTGCTCGTCGTCGACGACGACTTCATGGTCGCCAAAGTCCACAGTGGATATGTCACGCGCACCCCCGGATTCGAGGTCGTCGGCGTCGCGCACACGGGCGCGGACGCGTTGCGCGCGGCCCGGCAACTGCGGCCGGACCTCGTGCTGCTGGACATCTACCTGCCCGACATGGACGGACTCACTGTGCTGCAAGAGCTCCGCTCCAGCCAAGGCGACACAGACGTCATCGTGATCAGCGCAGCCAACGACGTGGACACCGTTCGGCGCGCGATGCGCGGCGGCGTCCTGCACTACCTGATCAAACCATTCTCCTACTCGGCACTGTTCGACCAACTGCGGCACTTCGCCACCCTGCACGAGAAACTCGACCGCCTCGCAGTGGCCGGACAGGCCGACGTGGACCAGGTGTTCGGCGCACGGCCGCGCGGCGCGTCCACGCTGCCGAAAGGCCTCACCGACCAGACCGCCGAACTCGTCTCCCGCGTGCTGCGGCAACACGCTGAAGGGCTGTCCGCCTCGGAATGCGCGCAGCTGACGGAGTTGTCCCGGGTGTCCGCGCGCCGCTACCTCGAACACTTCACCGAGTCAGGCAAGGCCGAGGTGACCTTGCGCTACGGCGGAACCGGGCGACCCGAACGCCGATACCGCTGGATCTAGAGGTGGGCCGGTCAGCCGTTCTCGATGATCTCCCGGAGCACTCCCACGTCCACCGTCCAGTTGCCGACCAGCTCACCCGCGGCCCGGTCCATGTCGTTGTTCATGATCGCTTTGGCGATGATCCGGTGCTGGGTTTCCGCTCGCATGATCCGCTTGCGGCTGGTGAAGTAGGCGTACTCGTAGCGGTGGATGACGGTCTTCTGGGCTTTGATCAGGTGCATCAAGCGCTCGTTGCGGCAGGACTTCAGCAGTTCGTCGTGCCACTCGTCGTCGATCGCCTGTGCTTG
This window contains:
- a CDS encoding response regulator — protein: MIKVLVVDDDFMVAKVHSGYVTRTPGFEVVGVAHTGADALRAARQLRPDLVLLDIYLPDMDGLTVLQELRSSQGDTDVIVISAANDVDTVRRAMRGGVLHYLIKPFSYSALFDQLRHFATLHEKLDRLAVAGQADVDQVFGARPRGASTLPKGLTDQTAELVSRVLRQHAEGLSASECAQLTELSRVSARRYLEHFTESGKAEVTLRYGGTGRPERRYRWI